One stretch of Emys orbicularis isolate rEmyOrb1 chromosome 7, rEmyOrb1.hap1, whole genome shotgun sequence DNA includes these proteins:
- the DRAP1 gene encoding dr1-associated corepressor isoform X2 yields MPSKKKKYNARFPPARIKKIMQTDEEIGKVAAAVPVIISRALELFLESLLRKACQVTQSRNAKTMTTSHLGRKPGSGRKNGGTGSKGKDPKQSGTDSDQEEDSEDSESDGEEETSQSTPPSRPTTHFPSSPAPYLHFTCPPQSTMAMPVSVPPALPAMMPSAPAPPAPAQDEEEEDYDS; encoded by the exons GCCCGGATCAAGAAGATCATGCAGACGGATGAGGAGATTGGGAAGGTGGCCGCTGCCGTCCCTGTCATTATAT CCCGGGCGCTGGAGCTCTTCCTGGAGTCGCTCCTCAGGAAGGCCTGTCAGGTGACACAGTCCAGAAATGCCAAGACCATGACCACCTCCCACCT GGGCCGGAAGCCGGGCAGTGGGCGGAAGAACGGCGGCACTGGCAGCAAAGGAAAGGATCCGAAGCAGTCAGGCACGGACTCCGATCAGGAG GAGGATTCTGAGGACAGCGAGAGTGATGGGGAGGAGGAGACGTCCCAGTCCACGCCCCCCAGCCGCCCCACCACCCACTTCCCCAG ctctccGGCGCCATATTTGCACTTCACCTGCCCCCCACAGTCCACCATGGCCATGCCTGTCTccgtgcccccggccctgcctgccatgATGCCCTCTGCGccagcaccccccgccccagcacaggacgaggaggaggaagattatGACTCGTAG
- the DRAP1 gene encoding dr1-associated corepressor isoform X1, translated as MPSKKKKYNARFPPARIKKIMQTDEEIGKVAAAVPVIISRALELFLESLLRKACQVTQSRNAKTMTTSHLKQCIELEQQFDFLKDLVASVPDMQGDVEDNHAEGEKVSRRGRKPGSGRKNGGTGSKGKDPKQSGTDSDQEEDSEDSESDGEEETSQSTPPSRPTTHFPSSPAPYLHFTCPPQSTMAMPVSVPPALPAMMPSAPAPPAPAQDEEEEDYDS; from the exons GCCCGGATCAAGAAGATCATGCAGACGGATGAGGAGATTGGGAAGGTGGCCGCTGCCGTCCCTGTCATTATAT CCCGGGCGCTGGAGCTCTTCCTGGAGTCGCTCCTCAGGAAGGCCTGTCAGGTGACACAGTCCAGAAATGCCAAGACCATGACCACCTCCCACCT GAAGCAGTGCATAGAGCTGGAGCAGCAGTTCGACTTCCTCAAGGATCTGGTGGCCTCGGTGCCTGACATGCAGGGAGATGTGGAGGATAACCACGCTGAGGGCGAGAAGGTCTCCAGGAG GGGCCGGAAGCCGGGCAGTGGGCGGAAGAACGGCGGCACTGGCAGCAAAGGAAAGGATCCGAAGCAGTCAGGCACGGACTCCGATCAGGAG GAGGATTCTGAGGACAGCGAGAGTGATGGGGAGGAGGAGACGTCCCAGTCCACGCCCCCCAGCCGCCCCACCACCCACTTCCCCAG ctctccGGCGCCATATTTGCACTTCACCTGCCCCCCACAGTCCACCATGGCCATGCCTGTCTccgtgcccccggccctgcctgccatgATGCCCTCTGCGccagcaccccccgccccagcacaggacgaggaggaggaagattatGACTCGTAG